Proteins encoded within one genomic window of Chiloscyllium punctatum isolate Juve2018m chromosome 7, sChiPun1.3, whole genome shotgun sequence:
- the LOC140480081 gene encoding zinc finger protein 644-like isoform X3: MMSIIGGSESKLNNADNGKTHINSLGAKGEFEDEKKISSTTVTSSIPQTLSGNQMSVPKSNTLSLSKHLSRDSPVKALSGAQQTTFIQSGAPTVSNAKLTLPIGTAVRDPVLQLSTTKSSVAKQPDVSLSISQSLCQSVAASSSSSRFVQSVQVPKLSGTSSKVQTLAPAPVLLLVPNLVPFQGQVNTQPKMLSSLPIVDHKSIAQSNGASTSQLLYGAENENTKDNRGQIKGKRSLSSSEIRGGESETLNDGLNWDPEKEFMQFLLTKEKDDDRIVQIDRSSQVQPNLPFGRKRKRKMDIVQMVDFSELENTDAHLTPKNSAGTLEGMENTKVSIVKPKYLPAKKNLVGETGSNLPKETVEAIKQLIFSDYKLPVKNLETARTSAPTTTYVEEASPFVSTVFPPGSAIQIDDIQTGSESPSDDDTEAEPSFYPCTKCNVNFREKKHLQRHMIYHLEGHSKTNLPRPYICKECGIAFRDRAPLQKHRSLHQEKRERLMEEIRELRTFQDEGRNAKLQCPQCIFGTNCPKTFVQHAKTHEKDKRYYCCDKCNFMAASMDELEGHQIYIHDAVINKSSQKPLKGVSLENLLNHCKSGGVYVCSKCPFTTPARSIFKKHVKYLHQRLYHVQHKSEHGAKVPGFSSQPFDLVRSNKAISQQSEYLSEFVMRRNIKRDFEAPGALGNSSALYSKVCDFAGTQKPCYITTKEMHHSPGSVLDYSKSSTKIVTGLSIGNKKSSFLQQEHVREQEEIDVKRSNGGLSLKDHVIGDQMYEKSKNDIDIVNDLSPASTFMETKHTDGECSFNFHSNDDGISEETEHVDGVISVRNSVKDVMVSVSVGNDILDQYPDVFHKAPVVVLNKLEPCANASECDGEENLPESDIIETSNCMDGATAVTIAENNFDIGDKQTHYFSTEVQIIDENGIDDFDTYDESDDDDDFDDFDTSIHDYGNNDYGNQSLYSTEYQDPSHDHFVNEDFHFNSDARCIDVMDPVLYQRDAPLNITYNWTDFHTEKRPCPYCPAVFDTGVGLSNHVRGHLYRVGLTYDARHLVPPEQIASSDKRRRIKKNDAPVRRIKKEVKSGSSTENTCPLCGGWFDTKVGLSNHVRGHLKRLGKTELEAHKSPLSILTEMMQNEAEAENIAKLLSSKQFRYKPFVSQKFASSDGLFLAPNGITIKLQQNELKTKSFPSPQSDLHDLSDLQPKKLNETDEQSSSLMQILKNKFGEETSSLIKSQPGRIYAQTAKKRLPNHRRPFQLQFGSSLLQPSTSSQPVTSADIAYQTGHPVKLRTCVHCHATFTSAVSLANHLRVYARRKQAGDLTGTPFDCKQKRSRSRSGTKKKSSLFVPSLDDAYVLKCRFCDLVFRGPLSVQEDWIKHLQRHVVNANLPRTGAGMVEISLPSKENFPVTESSFSLLMAQAAS; this comes from the exons GATGAGCATAATTGGAGGCTCTGAATCTAAGCTGAATAATGCTGATAATGGGAAGACCCATATTAATTCCCTTGGTGCTAAAGGAGAATTTGAAGATGAGAAAAAGATCTCATCAACCACTGTTACTTCCAGTATACCTCAAACCTTAAGTGGGAATCAAATGTCAGTTCCAAAAAGCAATACTTTAAGCTTATCTAAACATCTGTCCAGGGATAGTCCTGTAAAAGCCTTAAGTGGAGCCCAGCAGACTACATTTATACAAAGCGGTGCTCCTACTGTTTCAAATGCAAAACTTACCTTGCCTATAGGAACTGCTGTGAGGGACCCAGTTCTACAACTCTCTACAACTAAATCTTCCGTTGCAAAGCAGCCTGATGTTTCTTTAAGTATTTCTCAATCCCTGTGCCAGTCAGTTGCAGCTTCTAGCTCATCGTCTCGCTTTGTTCAATCCGTTCAGGTTCCAAAATTGTCTGGTACTTCAAGTAAAGTTCAGACCTTAGCACCAGCCCCAGTTCTGTTACTGGTTCCCAATTTAGTGCCTTTCCAGGGCCAAGTTAATACACAACCTAAAATGCTGAGTTCTTTGCCAATAGTGGATCACAAATCTATAGCCCAGTCAAATGGTGCTTCTACAAGCCAGCTACTGTATGGTGCAGAAAATGAAAATACAAAAGATAATAGAGGACAGATAAAGGGAAAAAGAAGTTTAAGTTCTTCTGAAATTCGTGGAGGTGAATCAGAAACTTTAAATGATGGCTTAAACTGGGACCCTGAAAAAGAGTTCATGCAGTTTTTGCTAACAAAAGAAAAGGATGATGATCGGATTGTTCAAATTGATAGAAGTTCCCAAGTCCAACCAAATTTACCCTTTGGAAGAAAAAGAAAACGAAAAATGGACATTGTTCAGATGGTAGATTTCTCGGAATTAGAAAACACAGATGCACACCTAACACCGAAAAACTCTGCTGGTACTCTAGAGGGGATGGAAAATACTAAAGTTTCCATTGTCAAACCAAAATACTTGCCTGCAAAAAAGAACCTTGTTGGTGAGACTGGATCAAATCTTCCCAAAGAAACAGTAGAAGCAATTAAACAGTTGATCTTTAGTGATTATAAGCTTCCAGTCAAAAACTTAGAAACAGCTCGAACAAGTGCGCCTACAACGACTTATGTCGAAGAAGCTTCACCATTTGTTTCAACAGTTTTTCCACCAGGCAGTGCTATACAGATAGATGATATACAAACTGGATCTGAATCACCATCAGATGATGATACTGAGGCAGAACCATCATTTTACCCCTGCACAAAATGCAATGTGAATTTTAGAGAGAAAAAACATTTGCAAAGGCACATGATTTATCATTTAGAAGGACACAGTAAAACAAATCTGCCAAGACCATATATATGTAAAGAATGTGGAATTGCATTTCGTGACCGTGCACCACTCCAAAAGCACAGGAGCCTTCATCAAGAAAAAAGAGAGAGGTTGATGGAGGAGATTCGTGAGCTCCGCACATTTCAGGATGAAGGCCGGAATGCAAAATTGCAGTGTCCGCAgtgtatatttggaacaaacTGTCCTAAAACATTTGTGCAGCACGCTAAGACACATGAAAAGGACAAAAGGTACTATTGCTGTGATAAGTGCAACTTCATGGCAGCATCAATGGATGAACTTGAAGGTCATCAAATTTATATTCATGATGCAGTCATTAACAAGTCCAGCCAAAAACCTTTGAAAGGTGTATCATTAGAAAATTTATTAAATCACTGTAAGTCAGGAGGTGTATATGTGTGCAGCAAATGTCCTTTTACCACACCAGCTAGGAGTATTTTCAAAAAGCATGTAAAATACTTGCATCAGCGACTTTACCACGTTCAGCATAAAAGTGAACACGGAGCAAAGGTACCTGGCTTCAGCTCACAACCATTTGATTTGGTGAGGAGCAATAAGGCTATATCACAACAGTCTGAATACCTAAGCGAATTCGTCATGAGACGAAACATAAAAAGGGATTTTGAAGCACCTGGAGCATTGGGGAATTCCTCTGCATTGTACAGCAAAGTCTGTGATTTTGCTGGTACACAGAAGCCATGCTATATAACCACAAAAGAGATGCATCACTCGCCTGGTTCTGTGCTGGATTATAGTAAATCTTCAACAAAGATTGTGACAGGATTAAGTATTGGTAACAAAAAGAGTAGCTTTCTACAACAGGAGCATGTTAGAGAGCAGGAAGAAATTGATGTCAAAAGGAGCAATGGAGGTCTGTCGTTGAAGGATCATGTTATTGGTGATCAGATGTATGAGAAATCTAAAAATGATATTGATATAGTAAATGACTTGAGTCCTGCATCTACATTTATGGAAACAAAGCACACAGATGGGGAATGTAGCTTCAACTTTCACAGCAATGATGATGGAATATCAGAAGAAACAGAACATGTAGACGGAGTTATTTCAGTTAGAAATTCTGTTAAGGATGTCATGGTTAGTGTCTCTGTAGGAAATGATATTTTAGATCAGTATCCAGATGTGTTTCACAAAGCACCTGTTGTGGTTTTGAATAAACTTGAGCCATGTGCAAATGCATCAGAATGTGATGGTGAAGAAAACTTACCTGAAAGTGATATTATTGAAACTAGTAATTGCATGGATGGTGCTACGGCAGTCACTATTGCTGAAAATAATTTTGATATTGGTGACAAACAAACTCATTATTTCAGTACTGAAGTTCAGATAATTGACGAAAATGGCATCGATGATTTTGATACTTATGATGAGAGTGACGATGATGACGATTTCGATGATTTTGATACTAGCATTCATGATTATGGCAACAATGACTATGGTAACCAAAGTCTTTACTCTACAGAATATCAAGATCCTTCCCACGACCATTTTGTTAATGAAGATTTTCATTTTAATAGTGACGCTAGATGTATAGATGTTATGGATCCAGTCCTTTATCAACGTGATGCACCACTTAATATAACCTACAATTGGACTGATTTTCATACTGAGAAACGACCATGCCCCTACTGTCCAGCTGTATTTGACACTGGTGTGGGTTTGTCAAATCATGTGCGAGGACATCTTTATAGAGTTGGCTTAACTTATGATGCTCGGCACCTGGTTCCACCAGAGCAAATAGCATCCAGTGACAAGAGGCGGCGTATCAAAAAAAATGATGCTCCTGTTAGGAGAATAAAGAAGG AAGTAAAATCTGGTTCCTCAACTGAAAATACATGTCCTTTGTGTGGTGGTTGGTTTGATACAAAGGTTGGGTTGTCGAATCATGTCCGCGGTCATTTGAAGAGGTTGGGGAAGACTGAGTTAGAAGCACACAAATCTCCACTGAGTATTTTGACTGAAATGATGCAAAACGAAGCAGAGGCTGAAAATATTGCAAAATTACTGAGTAGCAAACAGTTTAGGTACAAACCTTTTGTATCACAGAAATTTGCATCAAGTGATGGCTTATTTCTTGCTCCAAATGGTATAACAATAAAACTGCAGCAAAATGAATTGAAAACAAAATCCTTCCCCTCACCACAATCAGACTTGCATGACCTCTCAGATCTGCAGCCAAAAAAGCTTAATGAGACAGATGAACAGTCAAGTTCCCTAATGCAGATTCTTAAGAATAAATTTGGAGAGGAAACGTCATCATTAATAAAATCCCAGCCGGGAAGAATTTATGCTCAAACTGCAAAGAAACGACTACCAAATCACAGGCGCCCCTTTCAACTGCAGTTTGGCAGTTCACTTCTGCAGCCCAGTACATCATCACAACCAGTGACAAGTGCGGATATAGCTTATCAAACAG GGCATCCTGTGAAATTAAGAACTTGTGTTCATTGCCATGCAACTTTTACAAGTGCAGTTAGCTTGGCAAACCATCTCAGAGTCTATGCAAGACGAAAACAAGCTGGGGATCTGACTGGCACAC
- the LOC140480081 gene encoding zinc finger protein 644-like isoform X4, with protein sequence MSIIGGSESKLNNADNGKTHINSLGAKGEFEDEKKISSTTVTSSIPQTLSGNQMSVPKSNTLSLSKHLSRDSPVKALSGAQQTTFIQSGAPTVSNAKLTLPIGTAVRDPVLQLSTTKSSVAKQPDVSLSISQSLCQSVAASSSSSRFVQSVQVPKLSGTSSKVQTLAPAPVLLLVPNLVPFQGQVNTQPKMLSSLPIVDHKSIAQSNGASTSQLLYGAENENTKDNRGQIKGKRSLSSSEIRGGESETLNDGLNWDPEKEFMQFLLTKEKDDDRIVQIDRSSQVQPNLPFGRKRKRKMDIVQMVDFSELENTDAHLTPKNSAGTLEGMENTKVSIVKPKYLPAKKNLVGETGSNLPKETVEAIKQLIFSDYKLPVKNLETARTSAPTTTYVEEASPFVSTVFPPGSAIQIDDIQTGSESPSDDDTEAEPSFYPCTKCNVNFREKKHLQRHMIYHLEGHSKTNLPRPYICKECGIAFRDRAPLQKHRSLHQEKRERLMEEIRELRTFQDEGRNAKLQCPQCIFGTNCPKTFVQHAKTHEKDKRYYCCDKCNFMAASMDELEGHQIYIHDAVINKSSQKPLKGVSLENLLNHCKSGGVYVCSKCPFTTPARSIFKKHVKYLHQRLYHVQHKSEHGAKVPGFSSQPFDLVRSNKAISQQSEYLSEFVMRRNIKRDFEAPGALGNSSALYSKVCDFAGTQKPCYITTKEMHHSPGSVLDYSKSSTKIVTGLSIGNKKSSFLQQEHVREQEEIDVKRSNGGLSLKDHVIGDQMYEKSKNDIDIVNDLSPASTFMETKHTDGECSFNFHSNDDGISEETEHVDGVISVRNSVKDVMVSVSVGNDILDQYPDVFHKAPVVVLNKLEPCANASECDGEENLPESDIIETSNCMDGATAVTIAENNFDIGDKQTHYFSTEVQIIDENGIDDFDTYDESDDDDDFDDFDTSIHDYGNNDYGNQSLYSTEYQDPSHDHFVNEDFHFNSDARCIDVMDPVLYQRDAPLNITYNWTDFHTEKRPCPYCPAVFDTGVGLSNHVRGHLYRVGLTYDARHLVPPEQIASSDKRRRIKKNDAPVRRIKKEVKSGSSTENTCPLCGGWFDTKVGLSNHVRGHLKRLGKTELEAHKSPLSILTEMMQNEAEAENIAKLLSSKQFRYKPFVSQKFASSDGLFLAPNGITIKLQQNELKTKSFPSPQSDLHDLSDLQPKKLNETDEQSSSLMQILKNKFGEETSSLIKSQPGRIYAQTAKKRLPNHRRPFQLQFGSSLLQPSTSSQPVTSADIAYQTGHPVKLRTCVHCHATFTSAVSLANHLRVYARRKQAGDLTGTPFDCKQKRSRSRSGTKKKSSLFVPSLDDAYVLKCRFCDLVFRGPLSVQEDWIKHLQRHVVNANLPRTGAGMVEISLPSKENFPVTESSFSLLMAQAAS encoded by the exons ATGAGCATAATTGGAGGCTCTGAATCTAAGCTGAATAATGCTGATAATGGGAAGACCCATATTAATTCCCTTGGTGCTAAAGGAGAATTTGAAGATGAGAAAAAGATCTCATCAACCACTGTTACTTCCAGTATACCTCAAACCTTAAGTGGGAATCAAATGTCAGTTCCAAAAAGCAATACTTTAAGCTTATCTAAACATCTGTCCAGGGATAGTCCTGTAAAAGCCTTAAGTGGAGCCCAGCAGACTACATTTATACAAAGCGGTGCTCCTACTGTTTCAAATGCAAAACTTACCTTGCCTATAGGAACTGCTGTGAGGGACCCAGTTCTACAACTCTCTACAACTAAATCTTCCGTTGCAAAGCAGCCTGATGTTTCTTTAAGTATTTCTCAATCCCTGTGCCAGTCAGTTGCAGCTTCTAGCTCATCGTCTCGCTTTGTTCAATCCGTTCAGGTTCCAAAATTGTCTGGTACTTCAAGTAAAGTTCAGACCTTAGCACCAGCCCCAGTTCTGTTACTGGTTCCCAATTTAGTGCCTTTCCAGGGCCAAGTTAATACACAACCTAAAATGCTGAGTTCTTTGCCAATAGTGGATCACAAATCTATAGCCCAGTCAAATGGTGCTTCTACAAGCCAGCTACTGTATGGTGCAGAAAATGAAAATACAAAAGATAATAGAGGACAGATAAAGGGAAAAAGAAGTTTAAGTTCTTCTGAAATTCGTGGAGGTGAATCAGAAACTTTAAATGATGGCTTAAACTGGGACCCTGAAAAAGAGTTCATGCAGTTTTTGCTAACAAAAGAAAAGGATGATGATCGGATTGTTCAAATTGATAGAAGTTCCCAAGTCCAACCAAATTTACCCTTTGGAAGAAAAAGAAAACGAAAAATGGACATTGTTCAGATGGTAGATTTCTCGGAATTAGAAAACACAGATGCACACCTAACACCGAAAAACTCTGCTGGTACTCTAGAGGGGATGGAAAATACTAAAGTTTCCATTGTCAAACCAAAATACTTGCCTGCAAAAAAGAACCTTGTTGGTGAGACTGGATCAAATCTTCCCAAAGAAACAGTAGAAGCAATTAAACAGTTGATCTTTAGTGATTATAAGCTTCCAGTCAAAAACTTAGAAACAGCTCGAACAAGTGCGCCTACAACGACTTATGTCGAAGAAGCTTCACCATTTGTTTCAACAGTTTTTCCACCAGGCAGTGCTATACAGATAGATGATATACAAACTGGATCTGAATCACCATCAGATGATGATACTGAGGCAGAACCATCATTTTACCCCTGCACAAAATGCAATGTGAATTTTAGAGAGAAAAAACATTTGCAAAGGCACATGATTTATCATTTAGAAGGACACAGTAAAACAAATCTGCCAAGACCATATATATGTAAAGAATGTGGAATTGCATTTCGTGACCGTGCACCACTCCAAAAGCACAGGAGCCTTCATCAAGAAAAAAGAGAGAGGTTGATGGAGGAGATTCGTGAGCTCCGCACATTTCAGGATGAAGGCCGGAATGCAAAATTGCAGTGTCCGCAgtgtatatttggaacaaacTGTCCTAAAACATTTGTGCAGCACGCTAAGACACATGAAAAGGACAAAAGGTACTATTGCTGTGATAAGTGCAACTTCATGGCAGCATCAATGGATGAACTTGAAGGTCATCAAATTTATATTCATGATGCAGTCATTAACAAGTCCAGCCAAAAACCTTTGAAAGGTGTATCATTAGAAAATTTATTAAATCACTGTAAGTCAGGAGGTGTATATGTGTGCAGCAAATGTCCTTTTACCACACCAGCTAGGAGTATTTTCAAAAAGCATGTAAAATACTTGCATCAGCGACTTTACCACGTTCAGCATAAAAGTGAACACGGAGCAAAGGTACCTGGCTTCAGCTCACAACCATTTGATTTGGTGAGGAGCAATAAGGCTATATCACAACAGTCTGAATACCTAAGCGAATTCGTCATGAGACGAAACATAAAAAGGGATTTTGAAGCACCTGGAGCATTGGGGAATTCCTCTGCATTGTACAGCAAAGTCTGTGATTTTGCTGGTACACAGAAGCCATGCTATATAACCACAAAAGAGATGCATCACTCGCCTGGTTCTGTGCTGGATTATAGTAAATCTTCAACAAAGATTGTGACAGGATTAAGTATTGGTAACAAAAAGAGTAGCTTTCTACAACAGGAGCATGTTAGAGAGCAGGAAGAAATTGATGTCAAAAGGAGCAATGGAGGTCTGTCGTTGAAGGATCATGTTATTGGTGATCAGATGTATGAGAAATCTAAAAATGATATTGATATAGTAAATGACTTGAGTCCTGCATCTACATTTATGGAAACAAAGCACACAGATGGGGAATGTAGCTTCAACTTTCACAGCAATGATGATGGAATATCAGAAGAAACAGAACATGTAGACGGAGTTATTTCAGTTAGAAATTCTGTTAAGGATGTCATGGTTAGTGTCTCTGTAGGAAATGATATTTTAGATCAGTATCCAGATGTGTTTCACAAAGCACCTGTTGTGGTTTTGAATAAACTTGAGCCATGTGCAAATGCATCAGAATGTGATGGTGAAGAAAACTTACCTGAAAGTGATATTATTGAAACTAGTAATTGCATGGATGGTGCTACGGCAGTCACTATTGCTGAAAATAATTTTGATATTGGTGACAAACAAACTCATTATTTCAGTACTGAAGTTCAGATAATTGACGAAAATGGCATCGATGATTTTGATACTTATGATGAGAGTGACGATGATGACGATTTCGATGATTTTGATACTAGCATTCATGATTATGGCAACAATGACTATGGTAACCAAAGTCTTTACTCTACAGAATATCAAGATCCTTCCCACGACCATTTTGTTAATGAAGATTTTCATTTTAATAGTGACGCTAGATGTATAGATGTTATGGATCCAGTCCTTTATCAACGTGATGCACCACTTAATATAACCTACAATTGGACTGATTTTCATACTGAGAAACGACCATGCCCCTACTGTCCAGCTGTATTTGACACTGGTGTGGGTTTGTCAAATCATGTGCGAGGACATCTTTATAGAGTTGGCTTAACTTATGATGCTCGGCACCTGGTTCCACCAGAGCAAATAGCATCCAGTGACAAGAGGCGGCGTATCAAAAAAAATGATGCTCCTGTTAGGAGAATAAAGAAGG AAGTAAAATCTGGTTCCTCAACTGAAAATACATGTCCTTTGTGTGGTGGTTGGTTTGATACAAAGGTTGGGTTGTCGAATCATGTCCGCGGTCATTTGAAGAGGTTGGGGAAGACTGAGTTAGAAGCACACAAATCTCCACTGAGTATTTTGACTGAAATGATGCAAAACGAAGCAGAGGCTGAAAATATTGCAAAATTACTGAGTAGCAAACAGTTTAGGTACAAACCTTTTGTATCACAGAAATTTGCATCAAGTGATGGCTTATTTCTTGCTCCAAATGGTATAACAATAAAACTGCAGCAAAATGAATTGAAAACAAAATCCTTCCCCTCACCACAATCAGACTTGCATGACCTCTCAGATCTGCAGCCAAAAAAGCTTAATGAGACAGATGAACAGTCAAGTTCCCTAATGCAGATTCTTAAGAATAAATTTGGAGAGGAAACGTCATCATTAATAAAATCCCAGCCGGGAAGAATTTATGCTCAAACTGCAAAGAAACGACTACCAAATCACAGGCGCCCCTTTCAACTGCAGTTTGGCAGTTCACTTCTGCAGCCCAGTACATCATCACAACCAGTGACAAGTGCGGATATAGCTTATCAAACAG GGCATCCTGTGAAATTAAGAACTTGTGTTCATTGCCATGCAACTTTTACAAGTGCAGTTAGCTTGGCAAACCATCTCAGAGTCTATGCAAGACGAAAACAAGCTGGGGATCTGACTGGCACAC